In one Streptomyces sp. NBC_01241 genomic region, the following are encoded:
- a CDS encoding phosphoribosyltransferase, whose amino-acid sequence MSERAARKETANVVWSGSWVAERLGVDLVGDGKPDGDGELRELLGLALRRNPKRAHLLVSNVLGKHVPQKPSVVYGAGFDLGRRVHALLGDAEARRAVVLGYAETATGLGHAVADGLGVAPYLHSTRRPVDGVARAGGFEESHSHATSHLLLPEDPNLLAGERDPAGPGALVADAPLVLVDDEFSTGNTVLNTIRALHERYPRSRYVIVALVDMRSAADRGRLTEFAAEIGARVDLVARSSGTVALPEGVLEKGRALVAAQESAAAASPEAAGSAAPEVVARTVRRPCTRVDLQWPADVPDGGRHGFTPAHRAALEPALPAMAARVAAALGDARRVLILGFEELMYAPLRLGTALEDHIDAEVRYSTTTRSPVLAVDDPGYAIRSRLVFPAHDNPADGPGDRYAYNVAGAGFDAVVVAVDSTADTPELHATDGLLAQLAAHTDHVLLAVVPSYVPSEARPDLPAHAASDLPVHVASSLPVHVASDLPSYVSERQEPPMLPEPLRGPAFSSYAPDDVGWLLQDLSDTELEAPTEEREEAIQSGGAHYAESLPVEYQPSAQYQGLFKAALELSAARVARAVGTVTETVLAERTPRPVLVSLARAGTPVGVLMRHWARHRHGLDLPHYAISIVRGRGIDATALRWLAAHHNPADVVFVDGWTGKGAITRELAVALAEFDGFNPEIAVLADPGGCVRTYGTREDFLIPSACLNSTVSGLISRTVLRSDLVGPDDFHGAKFYRELSDADVSGHFLDTVAAHFDEVADAVDAEVKELLAADRAPTWEGWAAVERISEEHGIHDVNLVKPGVGETTRVLLRRVPWKILAKRGAGPDLDHIRLLAEQRGVPIEEVDELPYTCVGLIHPKYTRGATGADGKAVESK is encoded by the coding sequence ATGAGCGAGCGCGCGGCAAGGAAAGAGACGGCGAACGTGGTGTGGTCGGGCAGCTGGGTGGCGGAGCGACTGGGTGTCGACCTCGTCGGCGACGGAAAGCCCGACGGCGACGGGGAGCTGAGAGAGCTGCTGGGCCTCGCCCTGCGCCGCAACCCCAAGCGGGCCCACCTGCTCGTGTCCAACGTGCTCGGCAAACACGTGCCGCAGAAGCCTTCCGTGGTGTACGGCGCCGGCTTCGATCTCGGCCGGCGGGTGCACGCACTCCTCGGTGACGCCGAGGCCCGCCGGGCGGTCGTGCTCGGTTACGCGGAGACGGCCACCGGTCTCGGCCACGCGGTCGCCGACGGGCTCGGCGTGGCACCGTACCTGCACTCGACGCGCCGCCCCGTCGACGGCGTGGCGCGGGCGGGCGGCTTCGAGGAATCGCACTCGCACGCCACGTCGCACCTGCTGCTCCCCGAGGACCCGAACCTGCTGGCGGGCGAGCGTGACCCGGCAGGCCCCGGCGCGCTCGTGGCGGACGCGCCCCTGGTGCTGGTGGACGACGAGTTCTCCACCGGCAACACCGTGCTCAACACCATCCGGGCGCTGCACGAGCGGTACCCGCGGAGCCGGTACGTCATCGTCGCCCTGGTGGACATGCGCTCCGCGGCCGACCGGGGACGGCTGACCGAGTTCGCCGCGGAGATCGGCGCGCGCGTCGACCTGGTGGCGAGGAGCTCGGGCACGGTCGCCCTCCCCGAGGGCGTCCTGGAGAAGGGCCGGGCGCTGGTCGCCGCACAGGAGAGCGCCGCCGCCGCGAGCCCGGAAGCGGCCGGTTCCGCGGCCCCGGAAGTGGTCGCCCGGACTGTTCGCCGGCCGTGCACCCGGGTGGATCTCCAGTGGCCCGCCGATGTGCCCGACGGCGGACGGCACGGCTTCACCCCCGCCCACCGGGCCGCCCTGGAGCCGGCGCTCCCGGCCATGGCCGCCCGCGTCGCCGCGGCACTGGGCGACGCCCGCCGCGTACTGATCCTCGGTTTCGAGGAGCTCATGTACGCGCCCCTCCGCCTGGGCACGGCCCTGGAGGACCACATCGACGCGGAGGTGCGCTACTCCACCACCACGCGTTCCCCCGTCCTCGCCGTGGACGACCCCGGCTACGCCATACGCAGCCGGCTGGTCTTCCCGGCCCACGACAACCCGGCCGACGGGCCCGGCGACCGGTACGCGTACAACGTCGCGGGCGCCGGTTTCGATGCCGTGGTCGTGGCCGTCGACTCCACCGCCGACACCCCCGAACTCCACGCCACCGACGGCCTGTTGGCGCAACTCGCCGCGCACACCGACCACGTCCTGCTCGCGGTCGTTCCGTCGTACGTCCCGTCGGAGGCCCGGCCGGACCTTCCCGCGCACGCGGCGTCGGACCTTCCTGTACACGTCGCGTCAAGCCTTCCCGTACACGTCGCGTCGGACCTCCCCTCGTACGTCTCCGAACGGCAGGAACCCCCCATGCTGCCCGAGCCCCTCCGTGGCCCCGCCTTCTCCTCCTACGCACCGGACGATGTCGGCTGGCTGCTCCAGGACCTCTCGGACACCGAGCTGGAGGCGCCCACCGAGGAGCGCGAGGAGGCGATACAGAGCGGTGGCGCGCACTACGCCGAGTCGCTGCCCGTCGAATACCAGCCGTCCGCCCAGTACCAGGGCCTCTTCAAGGCCGCGCTGGAGCTGTCGGCCGCCCGCGTCGCCCGTGCCGTGGGAACCGTCACCGAGACGGTTCTCGCCGAGCGGACACCGCGTCCCGTCCTGGTCTCGCTCGCCAGGGCCGGCACCCCCGTCGGCGTACTCATGCGCCACTGGGCCCGGCACCGGCACGGGCTCGACCTGCCGCACTACGCCATCTCCATCGTCCGCGGGCGCGGCATCGACGCCACCGCGCTGCGCTGGCTGGCCGCCCACCACAATCCGGCGGATGTCGTCTTCGTCGACGGCTGGACCGGCAAGGGGGCGATCACCCGCGAACTTGCCGTGGCGCTCGCCGAGTTCGACGGCTTCAACCCCGAGATCGCGGTCCTGGCCGACCCGGGTGGCTGCGTCCGCACCTACGGCACCCGTGAGGACTTCCTCATTCCGTCCGCCTGTCTCAACTCAACCGTTTCCGGGCTGATTTCGCGGACCGTCCTGCGCTCCGACCTGGTCGGCCCGGACGACTTCCACGGTGCGAAGTTCTACCGGGAGCTTTCGGACGCCGATGTGTCCGGCCACTTCCTCGACACCGTCGCCGCCCACTTCGACGAGGTCGCCGACGCGGTGGACGCCGAGGTCAAGGAGCTGCTCGCGGCCGACCGCGCGCCCACCTGGGAAGGCTGGGCCGCGGTGGAACGCATCAGCGAGGAGCACGGCATCCACGACGTGAACCTCGTCAAGCCGGGCGTCGGCGAGACGACCCGCGTACTGCTGCGCCGCGTCCCGTGGAAGATCCTCGCCAAGCGCGGCGCGGGCCCGGACCTGGACCACATCCGTCTGCTGGCCGAGCAGCGGGGCGTACCGATCGAGGAGGTCGACGAACTCCCGTACACCTGCGTCGGGCTGATCCACCCGAAGTACACCAGGGGCGCGACGGGCGCGGACGGCAAGGCGGTGGAGTCGAAGTGA
- a CDS encoding HpcH/HpaI aldolase/citrate lyase family protein, with translation MRHFGHIAPAVREGLFFQEPCEFGAGSSARTLSAALGATLYSPATRPRLADDVIKQAGRGVVSMVLCLEDSIDDSEVVDAEENLVRQFADLAARGAEAPLLFIRVREPGQITDLVQRLGSTVRLLSGFVLPKFTEERGVPFMEALVKAEKACGQRLFAMPVLESPELLHLETRAETLQGIARTVDKYRERVLALRLGVTDFCSAYGLRRAPDMTAYDVQIVGAVIADVVNVLGRADGTGFTITGPVWEYFRLQERMFKPQLRRSPFLEGRAEELRTALIEHDLDGLLREIELDRANGLLGKTCIHPSHVAPVHALSVVSHEEFSDAQDILRPERGGGGVLRSVYTNKMNEVKPHRAWAERTLQRAEVFGVAREDVGFVDLLAAGVAE, from the coding sequence ATGCGTCATTTCGGGCATATTGCGCCCGCTGTGCGAGAGGGCCTGTTCTTCCAGGAGCCGTGCGAGTTCGGCGCGGGCTCGTCGGCCCGCACGCTTTCGGCCGCCCTGGGAGCGACCCTGTACAGCCCTGCCACCAGGCCGAGACTTGCTGACGACGTCATCAAGCAGGCCGGACGCGGGGTCGTCTCGATGGTGCTGTGCCTGGAGGATTCGATCGACGACTCCGAGGTCGTCGACGCCGAGGAGAACCTGGTCAGGCAGTTCGCCGACCTCGCCGCGCGGGGCGCGGAGGCGCCCCTGCTCTTCATCCGGGTCCGGGAACCGGGCCAGATCACGGATCTGGTGCAGCGGCTCGGCTCCACGGTCCGTTTGTTGTCTGGTTTTGTACTTCCCAAGTTCACCGAAGAGCGTGGCGTGCCCTTCATGGAAGCGCTCGTCAAAGCCGAAAAGGCGTGTGGGCAGCGGCTGTTCGCGATGCCGGTTCTCGAATCACCCGAGCTGCTGCATCTGGAGACCCGCGCGGAAACACTCCAGGGAATAGCCCGCACCGTCGACAAGTACCGCGAGCGGGTGCTCGCACTGCGGCTCGGCGTCACCGACTTCTGCTCGGCGTACGGGCTCCGCAGGGCGCCCGACATGACGGCGTACGACGTGCAGATCGTCGGCGCCGTCATCGCCGACGTGGTCAATGTGCTGGGCCGCGCGGACGGCACGGGCTTCACGATCACCGGTCCGGTGTGGGAGTACTTCCGGCTCCAGGAGCGCATGTTCAAACCCCAGCTGCGCCGCAGCCCCTTCCTGGAGGGCCGGGCCGAGGAACTGCGCACGGCGCTGATCGAGCACGACCTGGACGGGCTGCTGCGCGAGATCGAGCTCGACCGGGCCAACGGCCTGCTGGGCAAGACCTGCATCCACCCGTCGCACGTCGCGCCCGTGCACGCGCTGTCCGTGGTCAGCCACGAGGAATTCAGCGACGCCCAGGACATCCTGCGGCCGGAACGCGGCGGCGGTGGCGTCCTGCGCTCCGTGTACACGAACAAGATGAACGAAGTGAAGCCGCACCGCGCCTGGGCCGAGCGGACCCTGCAACGGGCCGAGGTCTTCGGCGTGGCGAGGGAAGATGTCGGCTTCGTGGATCTGCTGGCCGCGGGCGTCGCCGAATGA
- a CDS encoding TerD family protein: MTHAMVKGSNVPLDALAVRAVLRWTPGAGVPDVDASALLLGAGGRVRSDEDFVFYNQPRHPSGLVRRLPKRSVPEGLTDSIEADLGALDPSVDQVVVAASSDGAAFAQVPDLRILLYDAAAADGDPLAVFDVRPETGEETAIICGELYRRGDGWKFRAVGQGYPTGLVGLATAFGISVDEAEAAAEPDPAPSPVGASSPAMTPSPAPVTAPGFPPPSPTFPPAPTPGPDAQITVQHQQPAYGYPQPAVAQPAPPPVPQPSYGYPQPAAQPAYGYPQPAAAAAPAPDPKFVLPPQGPQFVRS; encoded by the coding sequence ATGACGCACGCGATGGTGAAGGGCTCGAACGTCCCTCTGGACGCCTTGGCCGTACGGGCCGTGCTGCGCTGGACCCCGGGCGCCGGGGTTCCGGATGTGGACGCCTCGGCCCTGCTCCTCGGAGCCGGTGGCCGCGTGCGCTCGGACGAGGACTTCGTCTTCTACAACCAGCCCCGCCACCCCTCCGGCCTGGTACGACGGCTGCCGAAGCGCAGCGTCCCCGAAGGGCTCACGGACAGCATCGAGGCCGACCTCGGCGCACTCGACCCCTCGGTCGACCAGGTGGTCGTCGCCGCATCCTCCGACGGAGCCGCCTTCGCCCAGGTGCCGGATCTGCGCATCCTGCTCTACGACGCGGCGGCGGCGGACGGGGACCCGCTCGCCGTCTTCGACGTGCGGCCGGAGACCGGCGAGGAGACGGCAATCATCTGCGGCGAGCTCTACCGGCGCGGTGATGGCTGGAAATTCCGGGCCGTGGGACAGGGCTATCCGACCGGTCTGGTGGGGCTGGCGACCGCCTTCGGCATTTCGGTGGACGAGGCGGAGGCCGCGGCGGAGCCCGATCCGGCGCCCTCACCCGTGGGCGCTTCTTCGCCTGCCATGACCCCCTCGCCCGCCCCCGTGACGGCGCCCGGCTTCCCGCCGCCCTCGCCCACGTTCCCGCCCGCGCCGACGCCCGGTCCGGACGCGCAGATCACGGTCCAGCACCAGCAGCCCGCATACGGCTACCCGCAGCCCGCGGTGGCCCAGCCGGCCCCCCCGCCCGTGCCCCAGCCCTCGTACGGATATCCGCAGCCCGCCGCCCAGCCCGCCTACGGCTATCCGCAGCCCGCCGCGGCGGCTGCGCCCGCCCCCGACCCGAAATTCGTCCTGCCGCCGCAGGGGCCGCAGTTCGTACGGTCCTGA
- a CDS encoding TerD family protein — translation MAFWDSLWPRREAQFESGNASTNSIVLSKRHATVSLTKQGALTGNLRVNLSWRMRTSDIEGRSRQSGRLLRPMKLFKPDVVQAHTQGMVNVDLDLGCMYELKDGTKGVVQPLGNLMGDLNAPPYIRLSGDDRFGAPSGETVYVNLDQRDQIKRLLFFVYIYDQTPAFDRTHAKVTLYPGNGPRIEIDLDEHAPEARSCAVFTVENVKDEMIVRREVKFVYGFQSELDRLYGWGMQWGRGYKSRA, via the coding sequence ATGGCGTTCTGGGACAGCCTGTGGCCACGGAGAGAGGCGCAGTTCGAGTCGGGCAACGCGTCCACCAACTCCATCGTGCTCTCCAAGCGGCACGCCACGGTCTCACTGACCAAACAGGGTGCGCTGACCGGCAATCTGCGGGTCAACCTCTCCTGGCGGATGCGTACGTCCGACATCGAGGGCAGGTCGCGGCAGAGCGGCCGGCTGCTGCGGCCGATGAAGCTCTTCAAGCCCGATGTGGTCCAGGCGCACACCCAGGGCATGGTCAATGTCGACCTGGACCTGGGCTGCATGTACGAGCTGAAGGACGGCACCAAGGGAGTGGTCCAGCCGCTGGGCAACCTCATGGGCGACCTGAACGCACCGCCGTACATCCGGCTGAGCGGGGACGACCGTTTCGGGGCACCGTCGGGCGAGACCGTCTACGTCAATCTCGACCAGCGCGACCAGATCAAGAGGCTGCTGTTCTTCGTCTACATCTACGACCAGACGCCGGCCTTCGACCGTACGCACGCCAAGGTGACGCTCTACCCGGGCAACGGCCCGCGGATCGAGATCGATCTCGACGAGCACGCCCCGGAGGCCCGCTCCTGCGCCGTGTTCACGGTGGAGAACGTCAAGGACGAGATGATCGTGCGGCGCGAGGTGAAGTTCGTGTACGGGTTCCAGTCGGAACTGGACCGGCTGTACGGCTGGGGCATGCAGTGGGGACGCGGCTACAAGTCCCGCGCCTGA